One segment of Candidatus Falkowbacteria bacterium DNA contains the following:
- a CDS encoding tryptophan-rich sensory protein, protein MTADNWYSQLIKPSWAPPSWLFGPAWTFLYALIAISFSKVFIMLWQKRLPFLVALPFILNLFFNFIFTYLQFGLKNNFLAAIDIILVLVTIIWGMVAIYPYVKWVTYMQIPYLLWVCFATTLQLTVTYLNR, encoded by the coding sequence ATGACTGCTGATAATTGGTATTCACAATTAATAAAACCAAGCTGGGCTCCTCCTTCCTGGTTATTTGGGCCTGCTTGGACCTTTCTTTACGCCTTGATTGCTATTTCTTTCTCTAAGGTATTTATTATGCTTTGGCAAAAGAGATTGCCTTTTTTAGTAGCGCTACCTTTTATCCTAAACTTGTTTTTTAATTTCATTTTTACATATTTACAGTTTGGTCTTAAAAATAATTTTTTAGCAGCGATAGATATTATATTGGTTTTAGTGACAATAATTTGGGGCATGGTCGCTATCTACCCTTACGTTAAGTGGGTAACCTATATGCAAATTCCATATTTATTGTGGGTCTGCTTTGCGACAACTCTTCAGTTAACGGTAACATATTTAAATCGTTAA